A portion of the uncultured Draconibacterium sp. genome contains these proteins:
- a CDS encoding acetylxylan esterase, with product MRNFQRYFVFALLIFGFTATSFAQQIQLSQNRPGGIYKTGEQVIFTANLEGAETDSITVKVRKNYSNEIIEIHRKNTGGELIVFSEMFTQPSTVIVKVEAGETYAELGAIVEPGIFAPGTKRAEDFDRFWANETEELYALPMQVKKESAATEEGYACWDVELNCTGPKPARGYFAKPENAMEKSLPIVLYVHAAGVKGSWCLSRADEALKYAKMGKGALAFDLNAHGMLNGQPQEYYDKLEEGELKGYWTQGVESRDAYYFKGMYLRLMRTLDFLTSQPEWDGKRILVIGESQGGGQALAAAGLDHRVSAVVATVPAMSDMISHFENAIGGWPNPASFDADQQAVLETVPYFDTAHLLKGSKATIVAEIGLIDITCPSYAIYAAINQAEGPKIVYAVPYRGHHLDQHQFQSEWEKNVYQPKMRFIKDYLK from the coding sequence ATGAGAAATTTTCAACGCTACTTCGTATTTGCACTTTTAATTTTTGGTTTTACTGCAACAAGTTTTGCGCAACAAATTCAGCTATCACAAAATCGCCCTGGCGGAATTTATAAAACAGGGGAACAGGTAATTTTTACGGCCAACCTGGAAGGGGCTGAGACGGACTCGATTACGGTAAAAGTGAGAAAAAACTACAGTAACGAAATTATTGAGATTCATCGTAAAAATACCGGAGGAGAACTTATCGTGTTTAGCGAAATGTTTACGCAACCCTCAACAGTAATTGTAAAAGTTGAGGCGGGTGAAACCTATGCCGAGTTAGGCGCTATAGTTGAGCCGGGTATATTCGCTCCCGGAACTAAACGCGCGGAAGATTTTGATCGGTTTTGGGCCAACGAAACAGAAGAACTATACGCTTTGCCAATGCAGGTGAAAAAGGAGTCTGCAGCAACCGAAGAAGGATATGCATGTTGGGATGTTGAGTTAAATTGTACCGGCCCTAAACCGGCTCGCGGCTATTTTGCCAAACCTGAAAATGCAATGGAAAAATCGTTGCCCATTGTGTTGTATGTGCATGCCGCCGGAGTAAAAGGATCGTGGTGTTTGTCGCGCGCCGATGAGGCATTAAAATATGCAAAAATGGGAAAAGGAGCTTTGGCTTTTGATTTGAATGCGCATGGAATGCTTAACGGGCAACCTCAAGAATATTACGACAAACTTGAGGAGGGAGAACTAAAAGGTTATTGGACGCAAGGTGTTGAAAGTCGCGATGCATATTATTTTAAAGGCATGTACCTGCGGTTGATGCGTACGCTCGACTTTTTAACCAGTCAGCCCGAGTGGGATGGAAAGCGTATTTTGGTAATAGGCGAAAGCCAGGGGGGAGGACAAGCATTGGCAGCAGCTGGTCTCGATCACCGTGTTAGTGCTGTGGTGGCTACAGTGCCGGCAATGTCGGATATGATCAGCCATTTTGAAAATGCGATTGGCGGATGGCCAAATCCCGCTTCGTTTGATGCCGATCAACAAGCAGTTCTTGAAACGGTTCCTTATTTCGATACGGCACATTTGTTAAAAGGTAGTAAAGCAACCATTGTTGCTGAAATTGGTTTAATCGATATTACTTGTCCGTCGTATGCGATTTATGCGGCCATCAATCAGGCTGAAGGTCCAAAAATTGTTTATGCAGTTCCTTATCGCGGCCATCATCTCGACCAGCATCAATTTCAGAGCGAGTGGGAGAAAAATGTTTATCAACCCAAAATGCGTTTCATTAAAGATTATCTGAAGTAA
- the asnB gene encoding asparagine synthase B yields MCGIVGAFDLKVKAEDLRPQVLMMSKKVRHRGPDWSGIYCGEKAVIAHERLSIVDPESGGQPLYSKNGKLILGVNGEIYNHREIRKRYEGEYDFLTKSDCEVILALYNDKKEKFLDEMNGIFAFALYDEENDAYLIGRDHIGIIPLYQGWDKWGNYYVASELKSLEGFCTKIEEFPPGHYLYSKDGEIKKWYVRDWQEFDAVKDNPANVEELSQALEDAVQRQLMSDVPYGVLLSGGLDSSITSALAKKFSSKRIEDGGEKDAWWPQLHSFVIGLEGSPDLAAARKVADHIGTVHHEINYTIQEGLDAIRDVIYHIETYDVTTVRASTPMYMLSRVIKSMGIKMVLTGEGADEIFGGYLYFHKAPNAEAFHEECVRKVSRLNMYDCLRANKSLAAWGVEGRVPFLDKEFVDVAMRFNPEAKMAKDGKMEKHCLREGFAKYLPEEVAWRQKEQFSDGVGYGWIDTLKQIAEDKVTDEMMENAKYRFPVNPPMNKEEYVYREIYSEHFPSDAAAACVPSEASIACSTAAALEWDASFQGNADPSGRAVNAVHAQGATFKDIKKK; encoded by the coding sequence ATGTGTGGAATTGTTGGAGCATTCGATTTAAAAGTTAAAGCAGAGGACCTCCGCCCTCAGGTGCTGATGATGAGTAAAAAAGTTCGTCACCGCGGACCGGATTGGTCGGGCATTTATTGCGGAGAAAAAGCAGTGATTGCGCATGAACGTCTATCAATTGTCGATCCCGAATCGGGAGGACAGCCATTGTACAGTAAAAACGGGAAACTGATTTTAGGGGTAAATGGTGAAATTTACAATCATCGCGAAATAAGAAAGCGTTACGAAGGAGAATACGATTTCTTAACCAAATCGGATTGCGAGGTAATTTTGGCCTTGTATAACGACAAAAAGGAAAAGTTCCTGGATGAGATGAATGGTATTTTTGCCTTCGCTTTATACGACGAAGAAAATGATGCCTATCTGATCGGTCGCGACCACATTGGTATTATTCCATTGTACCAGGGATGGGACAAATGGGGAAACTACTATGTAGCGTCTGAATTAAAATCGTTGGAAGGTTTTTGTACAAAAATTGAAGAATTTCCTCCGGGACATTATTTATACAGCAAAGATGGCGAAATTAAGAAATGGTATGTTCGCGACTGGCAGGAATTTGATGCCGTAAAAGATAATCCGGCAAACGTTGAAGAATTGTCGCAAGCGTTAGAAGATGCGGTACAGCGCCAGTTGATGTCGGATGTTCCATACGGAGTTTTGTTATCGGGAGGTTTAGATTCGTCGATTACTTCGGCTCTGGCAAAAAAATTCTCATCAAAACGAATTGAAGATGGCGGCGAAAAAGATGCCTGGTGGCCACAGTTGCACTCGTTTGTAATTGGTTTGGAAGGTTCGCCTGATTTGGCTGCAGCACGTAAAGTAGCCGATCATATCGGAACTGTTCACCACGAAATTAATTATACCATTCAGGAAGGATTGGATGCCATTCGCGACGTAATTTACCACATTGAAACATACGATGTAACTACGGTTCGTGCATCAACTCCTATGTACATGTTATCGCGTGTAATAAAGTCGATGGGAATTAAAATGGTACTTACCGGCGAAGGTGCCGATGAGATTTTTGGTGGTTACCTGTATTTCCACAAAGCACCAAATGCTGAAGCATTTCACGAAGAATGTGTGCGTAAAGTGAGCCGTTTGAACATGTACGACTGCTTGCGTGCCAATAAATCGTTGGCTGCATGGGGTGTTGAAGGTCGTGTGCCATTCCTCGACAAAGAATTTGTTGATGTGGCCATGCGTTTTAATCCGGAAGCCAAAATGGCGAAAGACGGGAAAATGGAAAAACACTGTTTGCGCGAAGGTTTTGCAAAATACCTGCCCGAAGAAGTGGCCTGGCGCCAAAAAGAGCAATTCTCTGACGGTGTTGGCTATGGTTGGATTGATACACTGAAACAAATTGCAGAAGATAAGGTGACAGATGAAATGATGGAAAATGCAAAATATCGTTTCCCGGTAAATCCACCTATGAACAAAGAAGAATATGTGTACCGCGAAATTTACAGCGAACACTTCCCGTCAGATGCGGCTGCTGCTTGTGTGCCATCTGAAGCTTCAATTGCATGTAGTACGGCTGCTGCACTCGAGTGGGACGCTTCGTTCCAGGGAAATGCCGATCCATCGGGGCGTGCAGTTAACGCCGTTCACGCGCAGGGAGCAACATTTAAGGATATTAAAAAGAAATAG